The proteins below come from a single Tissierella sp. MB52-C2 genomic window:
- a CDS encoding ABC transporter ATP-binding protein: MKKLMVKGIEKVYGSDDNKVCALRGIDLEIEPGKFTAIVGQSGSGKSTLLHCMAGLDKPSSGSVFVDDLDLYTLNDNRLSKIRREVFGFVFQSFNLIPVINVYDNITLPILLNKGSIDKSYLDELIFKLGIETQMNKFPNELSGGQQQRVAIARALGSKPSIIFADEPTGNLDSDTTNEVMNLLKFCVDKYNQTLVMITHNNEIANSADTIINISDGRII, translated from the coding sequence ATGAAAAAATTAATGGTTAAAGGTATAGAGAAGGTGTATGGAAGTGATGACAATAAAGTTTGTGCTTTAAGAGGTATAGATCTAGAAATAGAACCAGGTAAATTTACAGCAATAGTAGGTCAAAGCGGTTCTGGCAAAAGTACTTTACTTCATTGTATGGCAGGGCTAGATAAACCTAGTTCGGGAAGTGTTTTTGTAGATGATTTAGATTTATATACTTTAAATGATAATAGATTATCTAAAATAAGAAGAGAGGTATTTGGATTTGTATTTCAAAGTTTCAACCTAATACCAGTTATAAATGTTTATGATAATATAACTCTTCCTATATTATTAAATAAAGGTAGTATAGATAAAAGTTATTTAGATGAATTGATATTTAAATTAGGAATAGAAACTCAGATGAACAAATTTCCAAATGAATTATCTGGAGGGCAACAACAAAGAGTAGCAATAGCTAGAGCATTAGGGAGCAAACCATCAATAATATTTGCAGATGAACCTACTGGAAATTTAGATAGCGATACTACTAATGAAGTAATGAACTTATTAAAGTTTTGTGTAGATAAATATAATCAAACATTGGTTATGATAACTCATAATAATGAAATTGCAAATAGTGCTGATACAATAATAAATATAAGTGATGGAAGAATTATTTGA
- a CDS encoding VOC family protein, giving the protein MFTHIDHIAISVKDRKKSIEFYEKNFGFKKYFEHDVPGIPEIEKVVYLQLGETVLELENWTNKKVNSGYHFCLISDDFDADYDRLIKAGVPVVTKPHITRPRTPREKGWKRVVFKGPDDEHIEFRG; this is encoded by the coding sequence ATGTTTACACACATTGATCATATTGCAATTTCTGTAAAAGACAGAAAAAAGTCTATTGAATTTTATGAAAAAAACTTTGGATTTAAAAAATATTTTGAACATGATGTTCCTGGTATACCCGAGATTGAAAAAGTTGTCTATCTTCAGCTAGGTGAGACTGTATTAGAACTTGAGAATTGGACAAATAAAAAAGTGAATTCCGGATACCACTTTTGCCTTATTAGCGATGACTTCGATGCAGATTACGATAGACTCATAAAAGCGGGTGTGCCTGTTGTGACCAAGCCGCATATCACCAGGCCCAGAACTCCTCGAGAAAAAGGTTGGAAAAGAGTAGTCTTTAAAGGCCCAGACGACGAACATATCGAATTTCGTGGTTAA
- a CDS encoding Lsa family ABC-F type ribosomal protection protein: MSLINVTSLTFAYEGSYDNIFENVSFQIDTDWKLGFTGRNGRGKTTFLNLLLGKYEYKGNISADMTFEYFPYEVQEQSNFTIDIIREISPNSMDWEIVKELSLLDMDYDALYRQFDTLSKGEQTKALLGAMFLKENSFLLIDEPTNHLDAEAREKLCDYLKKKKGFILISHDRSFLDNCVDHILSINKTNIEIQKGNFSSWWRNKELQDGFELAENEKLKKDINRLSNSAKRTSTWSDSVESSKYGTTNSGSKLDKGYVGHKAAKMMKRAKNIEARQQNMIEEKSKLLKNIESNESLKIVPLTFHDKKLVELTDVAIEYDDKIVCEGVNFTIEQGERIAIQGKNGSGKSSILKLIYGEDILHSGIVRKNNKLIISYVSQDTSDLYGNLSEYADKHSIDESLFKSMLRKLDFSREQFEKNIEDFSGGQKKKVLLAKSLCERAHLYIWDEPLNFIDVISRMQIEKLLIEHELTILFVEHDSAFCENVATKIIKL; encoded by the coding sequence ATGTCTTTAATAAATGTTACAAGCCTAACCTTCGCTTATGAAGGTAGTTATGATAATATTTTTGAAAATGTAAGTTTTCAAATTGATACCGATTGGAAATTAGGCTTTACTGGAAGAAATGGAAGAGGAAAGACTACTTTTCTAAATCTCTTGCTTGGGAAATACGAATATAAAGGAAATATTTCAGCGGATATGACTTTTGAATATTTTCCTTATGAAGTGCAGGAGCAAAGCAATTTCACCATAGATATCATAAGGGAGATCAGTCCAAATTCAATGGATTGGGAAATAGTAAAAGAATTATCTTTGTTAGATATGGACTATGATGCTTTATATAGACAGTTTGATACACTATCTAAAGGAGAGCAGACCAAAGCATTGTTAGGTGCTATGTTTTTGAAGGAGAACTCCTTCTTACTTATTGATGAGCCTACTAATCATTTGGATGCTGAAGCTAGGGAAAAACTATGTGATTACTTGAAAAAAAAGAAAGGATTTATTCTGATTTCACATGATAGGTCTTTTTTGGATAATTGTGTTGACCATATCTTGTCTATCAATAAAACTAATATTGAAATACAAAAAGGAAATTTTTCTTCATGGTGGAGGAACAAAGAATTGCAAGATGGTTTTGAGCTAGCAGAAAACGAAAAATTGAAAAAGGATATTAACAGACTTTCAAACTCGGCGAAACGTACATCTACGTGGTCAGATAGTGTTGAAAGCAGCAAGTATGGAACTACTAATTCCGGGAGTAAATTAGATAAAGGATATGTTGGACATAAAGCTGCAAAAATGATGAAGCGTGCCAAAAATATAGAAGCTAGACAACAAAACATGATTGAGGAAAAATCAAAGCTTCTTAAAAATATTGAATCTAATGAAAGTTTAAAAATAGTACCACTTACTTTCCATGATAAAAAGCTTGTAGAACTTACAGATGTTGCAATTGAATATGATGATAAAATTGTCTGTGAAGGAGTAAACTTCACTATAGAGCAAGGTGAAAGAATTGCTATTCAAGGAAAGAATGGCAGCGGAAAATCAAGTATATTGAAATTAATTTATGGAGAAGACATCCTTCATAGTGGAATTGTAAGAAAGAATAATAAGTTGATTATTTCGTATGTTTCACAAGATACTTCAGATTTATATGGTAACCTATCTGAGTATGCAGATAAACACTCTATTGATGAGAGTTTATTTAAATCGATGCTTAGAAAACTTGATTTTTCAAGAGAACAGTTTGAAAAGAATATCGAGGATTTTAGTGGAGGACAGAAGAAAAAAGTATTGCTTGCCAAAAGTTTGTGTGAACGGGCACATTTGTATATTTGGGATGAACCATTGAATTTTATTGATGTCATTTCTCGTATGCAGATTGAGAAATTGCTAATTGAACATGAACTTACAATTTTGTTTGTTGAGCATGATAGTGCATTTTGTGAAAATGTTGCAACAAAAATAATAAAATTGTAA
- a CDS encoding Cfr family 23S rRNA (adenine(2503)-C(8))-methyltransferase, producing MKRTKTKYEKMKQIISNLKLPDYRYEQVTKAIFHQRIDNFDDMHMLTKALRIALVNEFGNNVSSVIPVFSQDSKQAQKLLFELTDGERIEAVGLKYKQGWESFCISSQCGCGFGCRFCATGSAGFKRNLTADEITDQLLYFYFNDHRLNSISFMGMGEAFANPELFAAVKILSDQNLFGLSQRRITISTIGIIPGIQRLTKEFPQVNLAFSLHSPFESQRSDLMPINKRFPLNEVMKTLDEHIIHTGRRVFIAYIMLEGINNSKEHAEAVIGLLKNRGSWKHLYHINLIPYNATDKTTFKFQSSSAIKQFYNTLKKAGISATVRTQFGSEISAACGQLCYENEL from the coding sequence ATGAAACGGACAAAAACGAAATATGAAAAAATGAAACAAATAATATCAAATCTAAAATTACCTGATTATAGATACGAGCAGGTTACAAAAGCTATTTTTCATCAAAGGATAGATAATTTTGATGATATGCATATGCTGACAAAAGCGTTAAGGATAGCTTTAGTAAATGAGTTTGGAAATAATGTATCTAGTGTAATACCTGTTTTTTCACAAGATTCCAAACAAGCTCAAAAATTGTTATTCGAATTGACTGATGGAGAAAGAATAGAAGCTGTTGGACTAAAGTATAAACAGGGGTGGGAATCGTTTTGTATTTCTTCCCAATGTGGCTGTGGTTTTGGATGTCGTTTTTGTGCAACGGGAAGTGCGGGATTTAAACGCAATCTTACTGCTGATGAGATAACTGACCAATTACTTTATTTCTATTTCAATGACCATAGATTGAATAGTATTTCATTTATGGGAATGGGTGAGGCTTTTGCAAATCCGGAGTTATTTGCTGCAGTAAAAATTTTAAGTGATCAAAATTTATTCGGGTTAAGTCAACGAAGAATTACTATTTCAACAATTGGCATTATACCGGGAATTCAAAGATTGACCAAAGAATTTCCACAAGTGAATCTGGCTTTTTCACTTCATTCACCATTTGAAAGTCAACGAAGTGACTTAATGCCTATAAATAAAAGATTTCCATTGAATGAGGTAATGAAGACATTAGATGAGCATATCATTCATACGGGGCGACGAGTGTTTATTGCTTATATTATGCTTGAAGGAATTAATAATTCGAAAGAGCATGCAGAGGCAGTTATAGGTTTATTGAAAAATCGTGGTTCATGGAAGCATTTATATCACATTAACTTGATACCTTATAATGCTACAGACAAAACAACTTTTAAATTTCAATCTTCAAGTGCTATCAAACAATTTTACAATACACTAAAGAAAGCTGGTATTAGTGCAACTGTTAGAACACAATTTGGTTCTGAAATTAGTGCTGCTTGCGGACAGTTGTGTTATGAAAATGAATTATGA
- the ant(9) gene encoding aminoglycoside nucleotidyltransferase ANT(9) has product MANNIHLKSAPNQALQVLEVIEELFENQLIGIYLYGSAILGGLHINSDVDILVIINQDLTEATRNELTKRLMFISGKIGCKNLKRPLEVTVINQNDISPWQFPPKCEFMYGEWLREQMEAGDIPQAYYDPDVAILLWQARSHSLSLKGPEAIKVIEHIPMKDIQKAIRCSLPELIAGVKGDERNVLLTLARMWFTISTGEICSKDMAAEWATPRLPQNLAVLLEIARKAYLGECDDCWSDLEAEITSLVTFMNKSIESLLDNIDNSDLTK; this is encoded by the coding sequence ATGGCAAATAATATACACCTTAAAAGTGCACCAAATCAAGCCCTTCAGGTATTGGAAGTAATCGAAGAGCTATTTGAGAATCAGTTGATAGGAATTTATCTATATGGTTCAGCGATACTTGGAGGTCTGCATATTAACAGTGATGTGGACATTTTAGTGATTATTAATCAAGATTTGACAGAAGCAACAAGAAACGAGTTGACTAAGCGCTTAATGTTTATATCCGGAAAAATTGGATGTAAAAACTTAAAAAGACCCCTTGAAGTGACTGTAATAAATCAAAATGATATTTCTCCTTGGCAGTTCCCACCTAAATGTGAATTTATGTATGGAGAGTGGCTAAGGGAGCAAATGGAGGCAGGGGATATTCCCCAAGCATATTATGACCCTGACGTGGCAATACTCTTGTGGCAGGCAAGAAGCCATAGTTTATCTTTGAAAGGACCGGAAGCGATTAAAGTAATAGAGCACATACCAATGAAAGACATCCAAAAAGCAATTAGATGTTCTTTACCAGAATTGATTGCTGGTGTAAAAGGTGATGAACGGAATGTGCTTTTGACATTAGCCAGAATGTGGTTTACAATATCCACTGGTGAAATTTGTTCAAAAGATATGGCAGCAGAATGGGCAACTCCCAGACTTCCACAAAATCTTGCTGTACTACTTGAAATAGCTCGAAAAGCTTATCTGGGTGAATGTGATGATTGCTGGAGCGATTTAGAAGCTGAGATAACTTCACTTGTTACCTTTATGAACAAGTCCATTGAAAGTTTGCTTGATAACATAGATAATTCCGATTTAACGAAGTAA
- a CDS encoding helix-turn-helix domain-containing protein, with protein MSCDKSCPIEHTVNLIGHKWKVLIIRNLVNNGTQRFSELSKGISGISQKMLTQQLRQLESDGIVHRKVYPEVPPRVEYSLTELGHSLKPILDSMNTWGVEHIKQISIKQ; from the coding sequence ATGTCGTGTGATAAATCATGTCCGATTGAACATACTGTAAATTTGATAGGGCATAAATGGAAAGTCTTAATAATAAGAAATCTGGTTAATAACGGAACTCAAAGATTCTCTGAACTAAGTAAAGGAATTAGTGGAATAAGCCAGAAGATGCTAACACAGCAACTGAGACAGTTGGAGTCAGACGGAATAGTTCATAGAAAGGTTTATCCAGAAGTACCACCGAGGGTAGAATACTCACTAACTGAACTTGGACACTCATTGAAACCAATCTTGGATTCTATGAACACATGGGGTGTTGAACACATTAAGCAAATCAGTATTAAACAATAA
- a CDS encoding LytTR family DNA-binding domain-containing protein yields the protein MINICICEDEKTEQELLLEYLNNIFKDMDILFSVEVFSSGEELLENYSDSMDLILLDIQMEGLNGMDTARKIREIDEKVEIIFITSLVEYVLEGYEVRAYRYLLKPIKYEDLKINVSKCIEEINLRNKYIIINEQGQKIKIDTSEITYIEIQKEDLTIHKLDKAYNIKGTMNGIEKEINSPRFFRCHKSYLVNLEYIRTIKQYIAILENKEEIPISRYRFKETKEKFFDLIGDKLC from the coding sequence TTGATAAATATATGTATCTGTGAAGATGAAAAAACTGAACAAGAATTACTACTAGAATATTTAAATAATATATTTAAAGATATGGATATATTGTTTAGTGTAGAAGTGTTTTCATCTGGAGAAGAATTATTAGAGAATTATTCGGATAGTATGGATTTGATTTTATTGGATATACAAATGGAAGGGTTAAATGGAATGGATACAGCAAGAAAAATAAGAGAAATAGATGAAAAAGTAGAAATAATCTTTATAACATCTTTAGTAGAATATGTATTGGAAGGCTATGAAGTAAGAGCTTATAGATATTTGTTAAAGCCAATAAAATATGAAGATCTAAAGATAAATGTGTCAAAGTGTATAGAAGAAATTAATTTAAGAAATAAATATATTATTATAAATGAGCAAGGACAGAAAATAAAAATAGATACAAGCGAAATCACATATATAGAAATTCAAAAGGAAGATTTAACCATACATAAACTAGATAAAGCTTATAATATAAAAGGAACGATGAATGGGATTGAAAAAGAGATAAATAGCCCAAGGTTTTTTAGATGCCACAAAAGCTATTTAGTAAATTTAGAATATATAAGAACTATAAAACAATATATAGCTATTTTGGAAAACAAAGAAGAAATTCCTATAAGTAGATATAGATTTAAAGAAACAAAAGAAAAGTTTTTTGATTTGATTGGAGATAAATTATGTTAG
- a CDS encoding FtsX-like permease family protein, giving the protein MVIFKLAISYMKKQKRKTLALLSSIILSVMLIFSMIVIRDSGYDSQIQEAKNLYGDYQIWFEGIDINKAKALEGDKDVIKIGKVKYFCEIVNKDTGVKLDLNSYDKDFITSLNYKLVGREPIKDGEIVIEKEALNQMGINDYTNKDIDMMLLNKYSDTEDINYIESFNKKFKIVGVLEKPKEYYNSLSNSIGGITSQGFVHENSDFPIKTEDTYKGTILLKSEDNTNKFLQKMEKKLNLSWDYLHENTEVSTAKLLKEMSIMNLENIQNTIIFIFISCLVIYNIFNIILQDMITQIGLMRAIGMSRKKVKLMFIQLGFIYILFGTILGIIFGTILSYFGVRLVYGYSTKLTINYMSIVCSFGVSTLSVSISTIMLIRKAMKLSIVDSIKNSEKYRKKLRRKRVKLSNNIIRTISIRNIWRNKSRTIITMLSITIVGIMFILNFGIKAHVKTNIEEGITGGMFGMSYGTVDKTVSGSFNGTDSLFYKLDEIIIEKINNIKEVSKIEPNFFNSEGHILISKDKISKAYEDELDRKNKLYQESYNNEYPLLIRGYSDEILESRESFIEEGQNLINNAEGRYKKVLLVNNTYSMITNSFESRVIDKVKVGDIITIKIPVYKNGLEKYETIKVQLAGIMDKIYAASQDGNVGVSGAQVIFREEDYRELTGQKYYNKIYVMAEKGKLNRVEEELEKLTNKYAFSTIGGKGEDQKVVGAQQTSEEKLSLIYQCLILLILSVNSIFIMRSNIISRKKEIGVLRAIGMSLKDINKTLIIEGEYYGVVASFIGSIIAIINYNMGIARANKSLIKGGFARTIKHNIPWTQVLILFLIFIFIGFLSVYLSRDRIDGVSISDGIRNID; this is encoded by the coding sequence TTGGTTATATTTAAACTGGCAATATCTTATATGAAAAAGCAGAAAAGAAAAACACTAGCATTATTATCAAGTATTATACTTTCTGTAATGCTTATTTTTTCTATGATAGTAATTAGAGATTCGGGATATGATTCTCAAATACAAGAGGCAAAAAATCTATATGGAGACTATCAAATATGGTTTGAAGGTATAGATATAAATAAAGCTAAGGCGTTAGAGGGAGATAAGGATGTAATAAAGATAGGTAAAGTTAAATATTTTTGTGAAATAGTAAATAAGGATACTGGTGTAAAACTAGATTTAAACTCTTATGATAAAGATTTTATAACGTCTTTAAATTATAAATTAGTAGGCAGAGAACCAATAAAAGATGGAGAGATAGTAATTGAAAAAGAAGCATTAAATCAAATGGGGATAAATGATTATACAAATAAAGACATAGATATGATGTTATTAAATAAATATTCTGATACAGAAGATATTAACTATATAGAAAGTTTCAATAAAAAATTTAAAATTGTTGGTGTATTAGAAAAACCAAAAGAGTATTATAATTCGTTATCTAATTCCATAGGTGGTATAACTAGTCAAGGGTTTGTACATGAGAACTCAGATTTTCCAATAAAGACAGAAGACACATATAAGGGAACTATTCTTTTAAAATCAGAGGACAACACAAATAAGTTTCTCCAAAAAATGGAGAAAAAGTTAAATCTTAGTTGGGATTATTTACACGAAAATACAGAGGTTAGTACAGCAAAACTTTTAAAAGAAATGTCTATTATGAATTTGGAAAACATACAAAATACTATTATATTTATATTTATATCTTGTCTTGTAATATACAATATTTTTAATATTATTCTACAAGATATGATAACACAAATAGGTCTTATGAGGGCTATAGGAATGTCTAGAAAAAAGGTTAAATTAATGTTTATACAACTAGGATTTATATATATATTATTTGGAACAATATTAGGTATTATATTTGGGACGATATTATCATATTTTGGAGTTAGGTTGGTATATGGTTATAGTACAAAATTAACTATAAATTATATGAGTATAGTTTGTTCTTTTGGAGTTTCAACTTTATCAGTATCTATAAGTACCATCATGCTTATTAGAAAAGCTATGAAGCTATCAATAGTAGACTCTATAAAAAATAGTGAAAAATACAGAAAAAAATTAAGGAGAAAAAGAGTTAAGTTAAGTAACAATATAATAAGAACAATATCAATTAGAAATATTTGGAGAAATAAATCAAGAACTATTATAACTATGTTATCAATTACAATAGTTGGGATTATGTTTATTCTTAATTTTGGTATAAAGGCCCATGTGAAAACTAATATAGAAGAGGGTATAACAGGTGGAATGTTTGGAATGTCATATGGCACTGTGGATAAAACAGTAAGTGGAAGTTTTAATGGTACAGATAGTTTGTTTTATAAACTTGATGAAATTATTATAGAAAAAATAAATAATATAAAAGAAGTTAGTAAAATAGAGCCTAATTTTTTTAATTCTGAGGGTCATATATTGATTTCTAAAGACAAAATATCCAAAGCTTATGAAGATGAGTTGGATAGGAAGAATAAACTGTACCAAGAAAGTTATAACAATGAATATCCACTTCTTATAAGAGGATATAGTGACGAAATTTTAGAGAGTAGAGAATCCTTTATAGAAGAAGGACAAAATTTAATAAACAATGCAGAGGGAAGATATAAAAAAGTTCTACTTGTAAATAATACTTATTCTATGATAACAAATTCATTTGAATCTAGAGTTATAGATAAGGTTAAAGTAGGGGATATAATAACTATAAAAATTCCAGTATATAAAAATGGTTTGGAAAAGTATGAAACCATCAAGGTTCAATTAGCAGGTATAATGGATAAAATCTATGCAGCATCACAGGATGGAAATGTAGGAGTGTCAGGGGCACAGGTAATATTTAGAGAAGAGGACTATAGAGAATTAACTGGTCAAAAATATTATAATAAAATCTATGTAATGGCTGAAAAAGGCAAGTTAAACCGTGTAGAAGAAGAACTAGAAAAACTAACAAACAAGTATGCTTTCAGTACAATAGGTGGCAAGGGAGAGGATCAAAAAGTAGTAGGAGCACAACAGACATCAGAAGAAAAACTTTCCTTAATATATCAATGTCTAATATTATTAATTCTTTCGGTAAATAGTATTTTTATTATGAGAAGTAATATTATTTCTAGAAAAAAAGAAATAGGAGTATTAAGAGCCATAGGAATGAGCTTAAAAGATATAAATAAGACATTAATAATAGAGGGTGAGTACTATGGGGTAGTAGCCTCTTTTATAGGGTCTATAATTGCAATAATAAACTATAATATGGGAATTGCAAGAGCCAATAAAAGCTTAATAAAAGGAGGATTTGCAAGAACGATAAAACATAATATTCCTTGGACTCAAGTATTAATATTATTTTTAATATTTATATTCATAGGTTTTTTATCGGTATATTTATCTAGAGATAGAATAGATGGAGTATCAATTTCAGATGGAATTAGGAATATTGATTAG